In Armatimonadota bacterium, one DNA window encodes the following:
- a CDS encoding Gfo/Idh/MocA family oxidoreductase, producing the protein MKKKFGAAVWGAGWVAGEHIRAYVNNPHCEVVAIGSRKAESAKKAAKTAGLECAIYTDYDELMADERVAIVSICTPNHLHAGETIKAANAGKHILIEKPVALNLEDLIAMRDAVRKAGVKTVVSFVLRWNPLFECIKGLQKTPALGKIFLAEVDYWHPLGRWYMGYDWVTTKECGGSMLLSAGCHAVDAIRYFIESEVTEVTAYSNNAGPCEYDANIIAILKFENGTIGKVSASWDIRSPYVFNIELLGDHGTLRNNQLYSKVLLPGQTKPAEIPTILPDSGDVTHHPFQGEIDHLVNCVLTDTESHVNLEDAVKTHEVCIAADISAAEGRPVKLPIL; encoded by the coding sequence ATGAAGAAGAAATTCGGAGCGGCCGTGTGGGGCGCGGGATGGGTTGCCGGTGAGCACATTCGGGCCTACGTGAACAACCCGCACTGCGAGGTAGTCGCCATCGGAAGCCGGAAGGCCGAGAGCGCGAAGAAGGCCGCTAAGACCGCCGGCCTCGAATGCGCCATCTACACCGACTACGATGAGCTGATGGCGGACGAGCGAGTCGCCATCGTCTCGATCTGCACGCCGAACCACCTCCACGCAGGGGAGACGATCAAGGCCGCGAACGCCGGGAAGCACATCCTCATCGAGAAGCCGGTCGCGCTCAACCTCGAAGACCTGATCGCCATGCGCGACGCCGTCCGGAAGGCCGGGGTCAAGACCGTCGTCAGCTTCGTGCTGAGGTGGAATCCGCTCTTCGAGTGCATCAAGGGCCTGCAGAAGACGCCCGCGCTCGGGAAGATCTTCCTCGCCGAGGTCGACTACTGGCACCCGCTCGGCCGCTGGTACATGGGCTATGACTGGGTGACCACGAAGGAGTGCGGCGGGAGCATGCTCCTCTCGGCCGGATGCCATGCGGTTGATGCGATCCGGTACTTCATCGAGTCGGAGGTCACCGAGGTCACCGCCTACTCGAATAACGCCGGCCCATGCGAGTATGACGCGAACATCATCGCAATCCTGAAGTTCGAGAACGGCACGATCGGCAAGGTCTCCGCGAGCTGGGACATTCGGTCGCCGTACGTCTTCAACATCGAGCTGCTCGGCGATCACGGCACGCTGCGGAACAATCAGCTTTACTCGAAGGTGCTCCTGCCGGGCCAGACGAAGCCCGCGGAGATACCGACGATCCTGCCGGACAGCGGCGACGTGACGCATCACCCGTTCCAGGGCGAGATCGATCATCTGGTGAACTGCGTGCTGACCGACACCGAGTCGCACGTGAACCTTGAGGATGCGGTCAAGACGCACGAGGTCTGCATCGCGGCGGACATCTCGGCGGCGGAGGGCCGCCCGGTCAAGCTGCCGATCCTATGA
- a CDS encoding Gfo/Idh/MocA family oxidoreductase — MSKVKWGVIGAGGIADRRTIPEGIMPASNSELAAIMDVDEPRVKELAWKYNAPRWYASDAELLDDPAVEAVYIATPVNVHVRQAVAAAEKGKHVLCEKPLALTLDESRRIVDACKAAGVKLSVGLMMRYHACHQGIRKAIEDGEIGRPVMARAQLTCWYPQMPGAWRQIPELGGGGALMDLGVHSADLLRCFLGEVEAVTAFVDTTVQDYPVDDSALVLMKFKSGAQGVVESYFSIPDAAAQNALEIYGTKGCILAKGTIGQGSEGSFTVYSSAEDKGYEAAQTRDASGMAVRVVTPDPVNTYCAEIEAFADAILNDAVPPITAEDAIASFAAVLAAYKSSREGRAIKL, encoded by the coding sequence ATGTCCAAAGTCAAGTGGGGAGTCATCGGGGCCGGCGGCATCGCCGACCGGCGCACGATCCCCGAGGGGATAATGCCCGCGTCGAACTCGGAACTCGCCGCCATCATGGATGTGGACGAGCCGCGGGTCAAGGAGCTTGCGTGGAAGTACAACGCCCCCAGGTGGTACGCATCGGACGCCGAGCTGCTCGACGATCCGGCGGTCGAGGCGGTCTACATCGCCACGCCTGTGAACGTCCACGTTCGGCAGGCAGTCGCCGCCGCCGAGAAGGGCAAGCACGTCCTCTGCGAGAAGCCGCTCGCGCTCACGCTCGACGAGAGCCGGCGAATCGTGGACGCCTGCAAGGCCGCCGGAGTCAAGCTCAGCGTCGGCCTGATGATGCGCTACCACGCCTGCCACCAGGGGATTCGGAAGGCCATCGAGGACGGCGAGATCGGCAGGCCGGTCATGGCCCGCGCCCAGCTCACCTGCTGGTATCCGCAGATGCCCGGCGCATGGCGTCAGATCCCCGAACTGGGCGGCGGAGGCGCTCTGATGGATCTCGGTGTTCACAGCGCCGACCTCCTTCGCTGCTTCCTGGGCGAGGTCGAGGCCGTGACCGCCTTCGTCGATACCACCGTGCAGGATTACCCGGTGGATGACAGCGCCCTGGTGCTAATGAAGTTCAAGTCCGGCGCCCAGGGAGTCGTCGAGAGCTACTTCAGCATCCCCGACGCGGCGGCTCAGAACGCGCTCGAGATCTACGGCACCAAGGGATGCATCCTGGCGAAGGGGACAATCGGCCAGGGCTCGGAGGGCAGCTTCACGGTCTACTCCTCGGCCGAGGACAAGGGCTACGAGGCCGCGCAGACCCGCGACGCGAGCGGGATGGCGGTCCGAGTCGTGACCCCCGACCCGGTGAACACCTACTGCGCGGAGATCGAGGCGTTCGCCGACGCGATCCTGAACGACGCCGTCCCGCCGATCACCGCCGAGGACGCGATCGCATCTTTCGCCGCGGTCCTGGCGGCATACAAGTCCTCCCGCGAGGGCAGGGCGATCAAGCTGTAG
- a CDS encoding zinc-binding alcohol dehydrogenase, with protein sequence MKQVFIDGRGDIVIREVDPPALDDNGVLVDTAYSVVSTGTETMGIRARRKDPNPERADSATGYTNSGTVIAVGKNVAGEFAVGDRVGNYGAPSAFGGHAGTCFIGRNLAVKLSENVTLQDAAFTGLGGIAMQAVRRANLTLGEVSVVTGLGVLGQIIARICQAVGYRTIASDFLDDRLTLAASAGITTINAAEDVVSAVKSASDGHGADAVLIVAATDSAEPITQALDMIRFGGRIVMVGVTKMEVDRTKFFAKEAEFVISRAAGPGRYDASYEHDGVDLPYPYVRWSEGRNLREFIRMISEKRVRVDDLVSHELPVEQAADAYEQILDRPKETLGVLLKY encoded by the coding sequence ATGAAACAAGTATTCATTGACGGCAGGGGCGACATCGTCATCCGGGAGGTCGATCCCCCCGCGCTCGACGACAACGGCGTGCTGGTGGATACCGCATACTCGGTCGTCAGCACGGGCACCGAGACCATGGGCATCCGTGCCCGGCGCAAGGATCCGAATCCTGAGCGGGCAGACTCCGCCACCGGGTATACGAACTCCGGCACGGTGATCGCGGTCGGCAAGAACGTCGCGGGCGAGTTCGCGGTCGGCGACAGGGTGGGGAACTACGGGGCTCCATCCGCGTTCGGCGGGCACGCTGGGACGTGCTTCATCGGCCGAAACCTTGCCGTCAAGCTGTCAGAGAACGTGACACTTCAGGACGCGGCGTTCACCGGCCTCGGGGGGATCGCGATGCAGGCCGTCCGGCGCGCGAACCTGACGCTCGGCGAGGTGTCGGTCGTCACCGGCCTTGGGGTGCTCGGCCAGATCATCGCCCGCATCTGCCAGGCCGTAGGGTATCGCACCATCGCCAGCGACTTCCTTGATGACCGCCTGACGCTCGCCGCGAGCGCCGGGATCACGACCATCAATGCCGCCGAGGATGTCGTCTCCGCCGTGAAGAGTGCCTCGGATGGTCATGGCGCCGATGCCGTGCTGATCGTCGCCGCCACCGACTCCGCCGAGCCGATCACCCAGGCGCTCGACATGATCCGCTTCGGCGGGCGGATCGTCATGGTCGGCGTCACGAAGATGGAGGTAGACCGCACGAAGTTCTTCGCCAAGGAGGCCGAGTTCGTCATCTCCCGCGCCGCCGGTCCGGGGCGATACGATGCCTCCTACGAGCACGATGGCGTCGATCTGCCGTATCCCTACGTGCGCTGGTCGGAGGGGCGTAACCTCCGTGAGTTCATACGCATGATCTCCGAGAAGCGCGTGCGGGTGGACGATCTCGTCAGTCACGAGCTCCCCGTCGAGCAGGCAGCCGATGCCTACGAGCAGATCCTCGACCGCCCGAAGGAAACCCTAGGGGTTCTGTTGAAGTACTAG
- a CDS encoding extracellular solute-binding protein: MPRIAKLLTLISVCLLVVTGAFAAEQEQLTLKVYKLPLKEARSVPDKANWAIVERFMQLHPEIKLEGFQGITAAGLDMEVGPLLAMAGGVAPDVLYVNFRISDSYIQQKFLYPLDEYVDKWAKEEDISQYIYEPVWPVIKREGHVWAIPYQTYVMTLQYRKDLFREAGLDPEHPPRNWDELYEYAQRLTIPEKGQYGMAVFAGPHASWWFIDFLWSAGGDAVAQDKDGNWKAVFNDEAAVTALKFYQKLGRQKWTRNGKTYRGVAYRDTDYSKLWALGKIGMVFGYMNDQMMSSVNPNLIGVAPMPMGPTGVRGNELNCAMMGINSQCKDKRIRDAAWEYIKFWASDEAIRIRCKVYAESGFGKFIAPKYLVKYGYTQYLRQVPRGWAETLEEALRSGRPEPYGRNCENIYSEMTPPLDAAWLKDDLNHKRELDKAVAHCNEKLMGVIDPNVLEFRRRVALAVVIALMVIFFLVFRSVIRSFTRDYESGYDKKLDRIKKPIVWRKVIVPFLLMAPALISVAIWAYYPLARGSLMAFQDYKIVAGTTWVGLDNFSEVLFTPQVWKSFMNSFIFMLLNLGLGFCGPIILALMLHEIPRGKVLYRTLYYLPAVTTGLVIMFLWKFFYNPSPAGLLNKLLTSFNESVLGNINSALAWLHLPAQIPVFSTQTWLQDPKLAMLCVILPIIWAHVGPGCIIYLAALKSVPEDVYEAADLDGAGVLSKVWHITIPYLRPLIIINFVGAFIAAFRSFDFIFVMTGGGPMFATHVAGLEIWYNAFLYLKFGYAVAMAWLLGSLVVGFTVFQLRILSRLQFKTAGA; the protein is encoded by the coding sequence GTGCCCCGAATAGCAAAGCTGCTAACCCTGATATCGGTGTGTCTGCTGGTCGTGACCGGCGCTTTCGCCGCCGAGCAGGAACAGCTCACCCTCAAGGTGTACAAGCTCCCGCTCAAGGAAGCCCGAAGCGTGCCGGACAAGGCGAACTGGGCGATCGTCGAGCGGTTCATGCAGCTCCATCCCGAGATCAAGCTCGAAGGGTTCCAGGGGATCACCGCCGCCGGGCTCGATATGGAGGTCGGCCCGCTCCTTGCCATGGCCGGCGGAGTCGCGCCCGACGTCCTCTACGTCAACTTCCGCATATCGGACAGCTACATCCAGCAGAAGTTCCTCTATCCGCTCGATGAGTATGTCGACAAGTGGGCGAAGGAAGAGGACATCTCGCAGTACATCTACGAACCGGTCTGGCCGGTCATCAAGCGCGAGGGGCACGTTTGGGCGATCCCGTATCAGACCTACGTCATGACGCTCCAGTACCGCAAGGACCTCTTCCGCGAGGCCGGTCTCGATCCGGAGCATCCGCCCAGGAACTGGGACGAGCTCTATGAGTACGCGCAGAGGCTCACCATCCCCGAGAAGGGCCAGTACGGGATGGCCGTCTTCGCCGGTCCCCACGCATCGTGGTGGTTCATAGACTTTCTCTGGTCCGCCGGCGGCGATGCCGTTGCGCAAGACAAGGACGGCAACTGGAAGGCCGTCTTCAACGACGAGGCGGCCGTCACCGCGCTGAAGTTCTACCAGAAGCTCGGCCGCCAGAAGTGGACTCGCAACGGCAAGACCTACCGCGGTGTCGCCTATCGAGACACCGACTACTCGAAGCTCTGGGCGCTCGGCAAGATCGGCATGGTCTTCGGCTACATGAACGACCAGATGATGTCGAGCGTGAACCCGAACCTGATCGGCGTCGCCCCAATGCCTATGGGGCCGACCGGCGTCCGGGGCAACGAGCTGAACTGCGCCATGATGGGCATCAACTCCCAGTGCAAGGACAAGCGCATCCGCGACGCCGCCTGGGAGTACATCAAGTTCTGGGCTAGCGACGAGGCGATCCGTATCCGCTGCAAGGTCTACGCCGAGTCGGGGTTCGGCAAGTTCATCGCGCCGAAGTACCTGGTGAAGTACGGGTACACTCAGTACCTGCGCCAGGTCCCCAGGGGCTGGGCCGAGACGCTCGAGGAGGCGCTCCGCTCCGGCCGCCCCGAGCCTTACGGCCGCAACTGCGAGAACATCTATTCCGAGATGACCCCGCCGCTTGACGCCGCGTGGCTCAAGGACGACCTGAACCACAAGCGGGAACTCGACAAGGCCGTCGCCCACTGCAACGAGAAGCTGATGGGCGTCATAGACCCCAACGTCCTCGAGTTCCGCCGCCGAGTCGCGCTCGCGGTAGTCATCGCTCTGATGGTCATCTTCTTCCTGGTCTTCCGGTCCGTGATCAGGAGCTTCACCCGCGACTACGAGTCCGGCTACGACAAGAAGCTCGACCGCATAAAGAAGCCCATCGTCTGGCGTAAGGTGATCGTGCCGTTCCTGCTCATGGCCCCGGCGCTGATCTCCGTAGCGATCTGGGCCTACTACCCGCTGGCGCGCGGATCGCTCATGGCCTTTCAGGACTACAAGATCGTCGCCGGCACCACGTGGGTCGGGCTCGACAACTTCAGCGAGGTGCTCTTCACGCCGCAGGTCTGGAAGTCGTTCATGAACAGCTTCATATTCATGCTGCTCAACCTCGGTCTGGGTTTCTGCGGCCCGATCATTTTGGCGCTGATGCTGCACGAAATCCCGAGAGGCAAGGTGCTCTACCGCACGCTCTACTACCTTCCGGCGGTCACCACCGGGCTGGTCATCATGTTCCTGTGGAAGTTCTTCTACAACCCCAGTCCGGCCGGCCTGCTCAACAAGCTGCTTACGAGTTTCAACGAGTCGGTGCTCGGCAACATCAACTCGGCGTTGGCGTGGCTGCATTTACCGGCCCAGATACCCGTCTTCAGCACACAGACCTGGCTGCAGGACCCTAAGCTGGCGATGCTCTGCGTCATCCTGCCGATCATCTGGGCGCACGTCGGCCCGGGATGCATCATCTACCTCGCCGCGCTGAAGAGCGTCCCTGAGGACGTCTACGAGGCGGCCGACCTGGATGGCGCGGGGGTGCTGAGCAAGGTCTGGCACATCACCATCCCGTACCTGCGGCCGCTGATCATCATCAACTTCGTCGGCGCGTTCATCGCCGCGTTCCGGTCGTTCGACTTCATATTCGTCATGACGGGCGGCGGACCGATGTTCGCCACGCACGTCGCCGGGCTCGAGATCTGGTACAACGCGTTCCTGTACCTGAAGTTCGGCTACGCGGTCGCGATGGCGTGGCTGCTCGGCTCGCTCGTCGTCGGATTCACCGTATTCCAGTTGAGGATTCTCTCTCGCCTGCAGTTCAAGACGGCCGGAGCGTGA
- a CDS encoding XTP/dITP diphosphatase yields the protein MDIVLATRNPGKVGELRALLADMDVNVLSLGDFPDIPGIEETGATFAENARIKAEEVSRITGMLVVADDSGLEVDALGGEPGVRSNRFGGPGAADRDKYLRILELLEGVPDERRTARFRAAVAVAAPGRETVIVEGSCEGVIAREPAGGGGFGYDPVFFIPEAGQTMAEVPSDIKNRISHRAKAMQKARCILEDYLSHRSAAP from the coding sequence GTGGATATAGTTCTGGCGACAAGGAATCCCGGCAAGGTGGGGGAGTTGAGGGCGCTCCTCGCCGACATGGACGTGAACGTCCTCTCCCTGGGCGATTTCCCGGACATCCCGGGAATAGAGGAGACCGGCGCGACGTTCGCCGAGAACGCGCGAATCAAGGCTGAGGAGGTCTCGCGCATCACCGGCATGCTTGTCGTTGCCGACGACTCCGGCCTGGAGGTGGACGCGCTCGGCGGCGAGCCGGGAGTCCGGTCGAATCGGTTCGGTGGCCCGGGGGCGGCCGACCGCGATAAGTACCTCCGCATCCTCGAACTCCTCGAAGGCGTGCCCGACGAGCGGCGCACCGCCCGCTTCCGCGCGGCCGTCGCGGTCGCCGCTCCCGGCCGGGAGACGGTCATCGTCGAGGGTTCATGCGAGGGCGTGATTGCGCGCGAACCCGCTGGAGGGGGCGGTTTCGGCTACGACCCCGTCTTCTTCATCCCCGAAGCAGGCCAAACGATGGCCGAAGTCCCCTCCGACATCAAGAACCGCATCAGCCACCGCGCGAAGGCGATGCAGAAGGCCAGGTGCATCCTCGAGGACTACCTCTCCCACAGATCTGCCGCGCCTTGA